A window of the Arenibacter algicola genome harbors these coding sequences:
- a CDS encoding peroxiredoxin — protein MTLVGKKFPNLSVNAMNDLGDTFKLNVLEEAQKNNKKVILFWYPKDFTFVCPTELHAFQAALGEFEKRNTLVIGASCDTAEVHFAWLNTAKDNGGIEGVTYPILADSNRNLASTLGILDITNEQYNEETGVVMVDGDNVTYRATYLIDEEGTVFHEGINHMPLGRNVNEYLRLIDAYTHVQQKGEVCPANWEEGKDAMTADRNGVANYLSAHAN, from the coding sequence ATGACTTTAGTAGGTAAAAAATTTCCAAACCTAAGCGTAAATGCAATGAACGATTTAGGCGATACTTTCAAATTGAATGTATTGGAAGAGGCTCAAAAAAATAATAAGAAAGTTATCTTATTCTGGTACCCAAAAGATTTCACTTTTGTTTGTCCAACAGAATTACATGCTTTTCAAGCTGCTTTGGGTGAATTTGAAAAAAGGAACACACTGGTTATCGGAGCTTCTTGTGACACTGCCGAAGTTCATTTTGCATGGTTGAATACGGCTAAGGATAATGGAGGAATTGAAGGGGTTACCTACCCTATTCTTGCAGATAGCAACAGAAACCTAGCCTCCACTTTGGGTATATTGGATATCACCAATGAGCAGTATAATGAGGAAACAGGTGTTGTTATGGTAGATGGCGATAATGTAACTTACAGAGCTACCTATTTAATAGATGAGGAAGGTACTGTGTTCCATGAAGGAATAAATCATATGCCTTTGGGTAGAAATGTAAATGAGTATTTGCGTTTGATCGATGCATATACCCACGTTCAACAAAAAGGAGAAGTTTGTCCTGCCAATTGGGAAGAAGGTAAAGATGCCATGACTGCGGAT
- a CDS encoding Na+/H+ antiporter NhaC family protein has translation MQNLSTNPAGPENEHIVENKELNIWEALIPVVLLMMMLAYNIFYADGEWFGEYSNQIILLLGGAISAIVGFFNKTSIKTMGLEVLENLKSVLVPIMILFLVGALAGTWLVSGVIPAMVYYGLQVLNPSIFLPASVVIAAIISVATGSSWTTSATVGIALVGIGTALGIYPGMIAGAVISGAYFGDKMSPLSDTTNLAPAMAGTDLFTHIKYMTITTVPTILITLTVFAVISLNIETSGSADVSALLVTINDTFNINPYLFIVPGVVIALILLKTKPLIALGSGVALAGVFALFFQTEVLKTLSDSNVTAIFNAIFTDTAIVTENEKLNDLFSAGGMQGMIWTILLICCAMVFGGIMDGIGALARITKSLLSIASSVFGLFASTVMSCIGLNAIASDQYLAIVIPGKMFKKAFQDKGLAPENLSRTLEDSGTVTSVLIPWNTCGAYQSGVLGVGVAEYFVYAIFNWLSPFTTLFFAALHLKIRQLKTSKVAG, from the coding sequence ATGCAGAACCTGAGTACCAATCCCGCTGGACCCGAAAATGAACATATAGTAGAAAACAAGGAATTGAATATTTGGGAAGCCCTTATCCCAGTAGTTCTTTTGATGATGATGTTGGCCTATAACATTTTCTATGCTGACGGAGAATGGTTCGGGGAATATTCCAATCAGATTATTTTATTATTGGGAGGTGCCATAAGTGCCATTGTAGGGTTCTTTAATAAAACTTCCATAAAAACTATGGGACTAGAAGTTTTGGAAAACCTTAAAAGCGTTCTTGTCCCCATTATGATTTTGTTTCTGGTGGGGGCATTGGCGGGTACTTGGTTGGTGAGTGGCGTTATCCCTGCCATGGTATATTACGGTCTACAAGTTTTGAATCCCTCCATTTTTTTACCGGCTTCGGTTGTAATTGCTGCAATTATTTCTGTGGCTACAGGTAGCTCCTGGACTACCTCTGCTACAGTGGGGATAGCTCTTGTTGGAATTGGAACTGCCTTGGGCATTTATCCTGGCATGATAGCTGGTGCTGTGATTTCAGGGGCCTATTTCGGGGATAAGATGTCTCCCTTGAGCGATACTACCAATTTGGCCCCGGCCATGGCAGGGACAGACCTATTTACACATATTAAATACATGACTATAACCACGGTCCCTACAATTTTAATAACATTGACGGTTTTTGCTGTGATAAGTTTGAATATAGAGACTTCAGGGAGCGCAGATGTAAGTGCGCTCTTGGTTACTATTAATGATACCTTTAATATAAACCCATATTTGTTTATTGTCCCCGGCGTTGTTATTGCGCTAATACTTTTAAAAACCAAACCATTGATTGCACTGGGTTCAGGGGTAGCCTTGGCTGGGGTATTTGCCCTATTTTTTCAGACAGAGGTATTAAAAACCCTATCGGATTCCAACGTAACGGCAATTTTCAACGCTATTTTTACTGATACTGCCATAGTCACGGAAAACGAAAAGTTGAACGATCTGTTCAGCGCCGGGGGTATGCAAGGTATGATATGGACCATATTGCTTATATGCTGTGCTATGGTATTTGGGGGTATTATGGACGGCATTGGGGCATTGGCCAGAATTACAAAATCGTTATTGTCCATTGCAAGTTCCGTTTTTGGATTGTTTGCCAGTACTGTAATGAGCTGTATTGGTCTAAACGCTATAGCCAGTGATCAATACCTGGCTATTGTTATCCCTGGTAAAATGTTTAAGAAAGCCTTTCAGGATAAGGGTCTGGCCCCAGAAAATTTGAGTAGGACGCTAGAAGATTCTGGAACGGTAACTTCGGTATTGATTCCGTGGAATACCTGTGGAGCTTATCAGTCAGGGGTATTGGGCGTTGGGGTTGCCGAATATTTTGTATATGCCATATTCAATTGGTTGAGTCCTTTTACGACCCTCTTCTTTGCGGCCTTGCACTTAAAGATAAGACAGCTTAAGACATCCAAGGTGGCTGGTTAA
- a CDS encoding aminotransferase class I/II-fold pyridoxal phosphate-dependent enzyme, translated as MDFKAADDLQDLQYFGEYGGVNPSISDSSTYTFLSAKTMFDTFEGNTEGCYLYSRHSSPSNLYLGEALAALEGTETANVTASGMGAISAVILQLCNAGDHIVSSRTIYGGTYALMKNFLKKFNIGISFVDTTNLDAVAKSITPKTKMLYCESVSNPLLEVADLQALSKLAKKHDIPLVVDNTFSPLSISPAKLGADIVIHSLTKFINGTSDCVAGAVCGTKEFCLGLKDVNNGAGMLLGSTLDSLRASSILKNMRTLHIRMKKHSENAMYLSKNFEKDGLRVVYPGLKSHVGHEVMKKQYNMEYGFGGLLTLDVGSLEKANALMELMQKKHLGYLAVSLGFYKTLFSAPGTSTSSEIPMEEQIEMGLSNGLIRFSIGLDDHIDRTYMAMKDCLIKLDIIKSISTKV; from the coding sequence ATGGATTTTAAGGCAGCTGATGATTTACAGGATTTACAATATTTTGGAGAATATGGGGGTGTTAATCCCTCTATATCCGACTCTTCCACCTATACTTTTTTATCGGCAAAAACCATGTTCGATACTTTTGAGGGAAATACAGAAGGATGTTATCTTTACAGTAGGCACTCCTCCCCTTCCAACTTATATTTGGGAGAAGCTTTGGCCGCTTTGGAAGGAACGGAAACGGCCAATGTAACTGCGAGCGGTATGGGGGCCATAAGTGCTGTAATTCTACAATTGTGCAATGCTGGAGACCATATTGTTAGTAGTAGGACCATCTATGGGGGTACCTATGCCCTTATGAAGAATTTTCTAAAGAAATTCAATATTGGGATTTCCTTTGTGGATACTACTAATTTGGATGCAGTGGCCAAGTCCATTACCCCAAAAACCAAAATGCTCTATTGCGAGTCGGTAAGTAACCCATTATTGGAAGTGGCCGATTTACAGGCACTTTCCAAACTTGCTAAAAAACATGACATCCCCTTGGTGGTCGACAATACTTTTTCGCCCCTATCCATTTCCCCAGCAAAATTGGGAGCCGATATTGTTATCCACAGTTTAACAAAGTTTATAAATGGCACAAGTGATTGCGTAGCTGGGGCGGTCTGCGGTACCAAAGAATTTTGTTTGGGCCTCAAGGATGTAAATAACGGAGCGGGGATGTTATTGGGCAGTACTTTGGATAGTCTAAGGGCATCTTCTATATTGAAAAATATGAGAACCCTTCATATAAGGATGAAGAAACATAGTGAGAATGCGATGTACCTGTCCAAAAATTTTGAAAAGGACGGATTGCGGGTAGTATATCCTGGATTAAAATCGCATGTGGGTCACGAGGTGATGAAAAAGCAATACAACATGGAATATGGCTTTGGTGGGCTATTGACTTTGGACGTGGGGTCTCTGGAGAAGGCCAATGCCCTAATGGAATTAATGCAAAAAAAACATTTGGGATATTTAGCGGTTAGCTTGGGCTTTTACAAAACCTTGTTTAGTGCGCCTGGAACATCCACCTCTTCGGAAATTCCAATGGAGGAGCAAATTGAGATGGGACTGTCCAACGGTTTAATTCGGTTTTCCATAGGGTTGGATGACCATATTGATAGGACCTATATGGCCATGAAGGACTGTCTGATTAAATTGGATATTATTAAATCTATAAGTACTAAGGTGTAA
- a CDS encoding Lrp/AsnC family transcriptional regulator, translated as MKFDEIDTKLLGLLQNDSKRTTKEYALHLNLSVTAVYERIKRLEKLGVITNYVALVDKKKVNKAFTVFCHVKLVQHIKEYVLQFEREVLKLNEVAECYHTSGDYDYILKIYVADMEEYREFMITKLTAINHIGSTQSSFVINEVKSTTEVFI; from the coding sequence ATGAAATTTGATGAAATCGATACCAAACTTTTGGGATTACTACAAAATGACAGTAAAAGGACTACCAAAGAATATGCCCTGCACTTAAATTTATCCGTTACCGCGGTATATGAACGAATAAAGAGGCTGGAGAAACTGGGAGTAATTACCAATTATGTGGCCCTGGTTGACAAAAAAAAGGTAAATAAGGCCTTTACGGTATTTTGCCATGTGAAATTGGTACAACATATTAAGGAATATGTACTTCAATTTGAGCGGGAAGTACTTAAATTAAATGAGGTTGCGGAATGTTATCACACCAGTGGGGATTATGATTATATCCTTAAAATATACGTGGCGGATATGGAAGAGTATAGAGAGTTCATGATTACCAAACTCACGGCCATAAACCACATTGGAAGTACTCAAAGTTCCTTCGTCATCAATGAAGTAAAAAGCACTACGGAAGTATTTATTTAA
- the lpdA gene encoding dihydrolipoyl dehydrogenase, which yields MTQYDVAIIGSGPGGYVAAIRCAQLGMKTAIIEKYSTLGGTCLNVGCIPSKALLDSSHHYEDAVKHFEDHGIEIPGEIKINLEKMIGRKQAVVDQTCAGVKFLMDKNKIEVYEGLGSFKDATHINIKKNDGKTETIEAKNIIIATGSKPSSLPFIKLDKERVITSTEALKLKEIPKHLIVIGGGVIGLELGQVYKRLGAEVTVIEFMDRIIPGMDGALSKELLKVMKKQKVKFNLSHKVKSVEAKGKEVIVIAEDKKGEEITFKGDYCLVSVGRKPYTDGLNIEASGVKLEKNGTIAVNDHLQTNVSNIYALGDVVRGAMLAHKAEEEGTFVAEILAGQKPHIDYNLIPGVVYTWPEVAAVGKTEEQLKEAGVAYKVGQFPMRALGRARASMDLDGFVKILADKETDEVLGVHMIGARMADLIAEAVTAMEFRASAEDISRMSHAHPTFAEAVKEAALAATDNRALHV from the coding sequence ATGACCCAATACGATGTAGCCATTATAGGCTCAGGTCCTGGTGGATATGTTGCAGCAATCCGTTGTGCCCAGTTAGGAATGAAAACTGCTATAATAGAAAAATATTCAACTTTGGGCGGAACATGCCTTAATGTAGGATGTATTCCTTCCAAAGCTTTGTTGGACTCTTCCCACCATTACGAAGATGCGGTAAAGCATTTTGAAGATCACGGAATTGAAATTCCTGGGGAAATCAAGATCAACCTAGAGAAAATGATCGGAAGGAAACAGGCAGTGGTAGACCAGACCTGTGCCGGGGTAAAGTTCCTTATGGACAAGAATAAAATTGAGGTTTACGAAGGCCTTGGGAGTTTTAAGGATGCAACCCACATCAATATTAAAAAGAACGACGGCAAAACAGAGACCATTGAGGCAAAAAACATAATTATTGCCACAGGATCCAAGCCATCTAGCCTTCCCTTTATCAAATTGGACAAGGAGCGCGTTATAACTTCAACAGAAGCCCTAAAACTGAAGGAAATACCCAAACACCTTATAGTCATTGGCGGTGGCGTAATAGGATTGGAATTGGGACAGGTCTACAAAAGATTGGGGGCAGAGGTAACGGTAATCGAATTCATGGACCGTATTATTCCTGGAATGGATGGAGCACTTTCAAAAGAATTATTGAAAGTAATGAAGAAGCAAAAGGTAAAATTTAATCTATCCCATAAAGTTAAATCGGTAGAGGCCAAAGGCAAGGAAGTAATTGTTATAGCGGAGGATAAAAAAGGCGAAGAGATAACTTTTAAAGGAGACTATTGTTTGGTTTCTGTTGGAAGGAAGCCTTATACAGATGGATTGAACATTGAAGCTTCCGGAGTTAAACTGGAAAAGAACGGTACCATTGCCGTAAATGACCATTTACAGACCAATGTATCCAATATTTATGCCCTAGGTGATGTGGTAAGGGGAGCCATGTTGGCTCATAAGGCCGAAGAAGAGGGAACCTTTGTAGCTGAAATTTTAGCCGGACAAAAACCACATATAGATTACAACTTAATTCCTGGTGTGGTATATACCTGGCCCGAAGTTGCAGCGGTAGGAAAAACCGAAGAGCAACTTAAGGAGGCCGGAGTAGCCTATAAGGTAGGGCAGTTTCCAATGCGCGCTTTGGGACGGGCTAGGGCCAGTATGGATTTGGATGGTTTTGTTAAAATATTGGCAGATAAAGAAACCGATGAAGTTTTGGGAGTACATATGATCGGAGCCAGAATGGCCGATTTAATTGCCGAGGCAGTTACAGCAATGGAGTTTAGGGCATCCGCCGAGGATATCTCCAGAATGAGCCACGCACACCCAACCTTTGCAGAGGCTGTGAAAGAGGCGGCTTTGGCGGCAACCGACAATAGAGCCCTACATGTTTAG
- a CDS encoding CDGSH iron-sulfur domain-containing protein — MNNKFSPIAVELEKDKKYKWCTCSHSKVQPFCDGSHKAENATPPLIFEAVEDKRAHLCTCKLTKNPPYCDGTHKL, encoded by the coding sequence ATGAACAATAAATTTTCACCAATTGCGGTGGAATTGGAGAAGGATAAAAAATACAAGTGGTGTACTTGTAGCCATAGCAAGGTTCAACCTTTTTGTGATGGTTCCCACAAGGCCGAAAATGCTACGCCCCCTTTAATTTTTGAAGCTGTAGAAGACAAAAGGGCCCATTTGTGTACCTGTAAGTTAACCAAAAACCCACCTTATTGCGACGGTACCCATAAGTTATAA
- a CDS encoding heparan-alpha-glucosaminide N-acetyltransferase domain-containing protein, with amino-acid sequence MYTKVNMGNNNLRLYFIDAMRAWAILMMLQGHFVDGLLDNAFRDNSNGVYSVWKYFRGVTAPVFFTVSGFIFTYLLIKGNEIGFNNPRVKKGIKRGLQLLAIGYLLRLNFFGLLKGQIYGSFYLVDVLHCIGLSILGIIGIYLLTISRNKYLFPGVLLATTIVLFVLEPNYKQYAHHYLPEMMANYLTKANGSVFTIIPWFGYASIGAFMSVLFNRFRNFKYLYPAAIASFIIVGIGLLFYSSGFFLKLYNWTGMLVFSKVYFNNYLFIRLGDVSLVFAVFMLFRKLMSHSSVLKIGQSTLSIYVIHYIILYGSFTGLGLYYFLNHSLSPTIVIPGALAFMVITTMLALQYERNKVYIKLQLSSAVRLVQQKGEAWLNEEGQPLLKAFVLKSKLTLIRLFRMVKN; translated from the coding sequence ATGTATACAAAAGTTAATATGGGGAATAACAACCTGAGATTGTATTTTATTGATGCTATGAGGGCATGGGCCATCCTTATGATGTTACAGGGACATTTCGTGGATGGATTGCTGGACAATGCATTTAGGGATAATTCCAATGGGGTTTATTCTGTTTGGAAATATTTCAGAGGGGTTACCGCACCAGTCTTTTTTACGGTTTCCGGATTCATATTTACTTACCTCCTAATTAAAGGTAATGAGATTGGTTTTAATAACCCAAGGGTAAAAAAAGGAATTAAAAGGGGATTACAGTTATTGGCCATAGGCTACTTGCTTAGATTAAACTTTTTTGGATTGTTAAAGGGCCAGATTTATGGTTCTTTTTATTTGGTAGATGTTCTACATTGTATAGGTCTTTCTATTTTGGGAATTATTGGTATTTATCTTCTTACCATTTCTAGAAATAAATATTTGTTTCCTGGTGTATTATTGGCCACTACCATAGTATTATTTGTACTGGAACCCAATTATAAACAATATGCCCATCATTATCTGCCAGAGATGATGGCCAATTATCTGACCAAGGCCAACGGGTCTGTGTTCACAATAATACCATGGTTCGGGTATGCTTCTATTGGGGCCTTTATGTCCGTACTATTCAATAGATTCAGGAATTTTAAATATTTATATCCTGCTGCCATTGCCAGTTTTATTATTGTAGGTATTGGTCTATTGTTTTATTCTTCGGGCTTCTTTTTAAAGTTATATAACTGGACCGGAATGCTTGTATTTTCCAAAGTTTATTTTAATAACTATCTGTTCATACGGTTGGGGGATGTCTCTTTGGTATTTGCCGTATTTATGCTGTTTAGAAAATTAATGAGCCATAGTAGTGTACTTAAGATAGGACAAAGTACCCTATCTATCTATGTGATCCATTATATTATTTTGTACGGAAGTTTTACAGGTTTGGGGCTATACTATTTCTTGAACCACAGCCTGTCCCCTACTATTGTAATTCCTGGGGCCTTGGCCTTTATGGTGATCACCACAATGTTGGCGCTACAATATGAAAGGAACAAAGTTTATATAAAATTGCAATTGTCATCAGCTGTTAGGTTGGTTCAGCAAAAGGGAGAGGCCTGGTTGAACGAGGAAGGTCAGCCCTTGCTAAAAGCCTTTGTCCTTAAATCCAAGCTAACTTTGATTCGCTTATTTAGAATGGTAAAAAATTAG
- a CDS encoding NADPH-dependent FMN reductase has protein sequence MSHILAFAGSNSSTSINYKLVKYTTSLITHHEIELINMVDYNFPVFSEDLEREEGYSDLLKELKDKIVKANALIISVNEHNSNPSAYFKNVLDWLSRVDRNFLADTKILLMSCSGGRRGAIGSLEVVKGILNRFGGEITATFSLPSFKHTFDKAKGITDPELAEGHKKALEIFLSQI, from the coding sequence ATGTCCCATATACTGGCCTTTGCCGGAAGCAATTCCAGCACCTCCATCAATTATAAATTGGTAAAATATACCACATCCCTTATTACGCATCATGAGATTGAGCTTATAAATATGGTGGACTATAATTTTCCTGTCTTTAGTGAGGATTTGGAAAGGGAAGAAGGATATTCTGATTTACTAAAAGAGCTAAAAGATAAAATAGTCAAAGCCAATGCCCTGATTATTTCCGTAAACGAACACAACAGCAATCCTTCCGCCTATTTTAAGAACGTGTTGGATTGGTTATCCCGAGTGGATAGGAATTTCTTGGCGGACACAAAGATTTTGTTAATGTCCTGTTCTGGAGGCAGAAGGGGAGCTATTGGCTCTTTAGAGGTAGTTAAGGGAATTTTAAATCGGTTTGGGGGCGAAATTACAGCTACCTTTTCTTTACCATCCTTTAAACATACCTTTGACAAGGCGAAGGGTATAACCGACCCTGAGCTTGCCGAAGGCCATAAAAAAGCTTTGGAAATATTCTTATCACAAATTTAA
- a CDS encoding anthranilate synthase component I family protein has translation MRKKVSFTVPDIVSFKQSLLNWSQQYYEVVWLDSNGHKSKYSSFDGMIAVDALTSIVTDTQNAFEDLSNYQSNTKDWIFGYLSYDLKNDTELLSSSNADSLNFPALYFFQPKKLIEIEGTTVTFHYLNMVADEIEEDFKNILVAPTPFAPELGNKSDIKIKLRIFKDEYFSRVNRMLNHIHRGDIYEANFCQEFYAENTEIDALKTYLKLNSITRAPFSAFLKINDKYLLSSSPERYIRKLGNKVISQPIKGTAKRSSNPIEDQLLVKALEKDEKERAENIMIVDLVRNDLSKSALKGSVEVEELCKVYSFDQVHQMISTVTAEVSNTKDPVDIIKETFPMGSMTGAPKVSAMRIIEELEASKRGLYSGTVGYFTPENDFDFNVVIRSILYNHTAQYVSFSVGSAITAMAIPEKEYEECLLKAKAMRQVLENL, from the coding sequence TTGCGAAAAAAGGTTTCATTTACAGTTCCGGACATTGTAAGTTTTAAGCAATCCCTACTAAATTGGTCCCAACAATATTATGAGGTTGTTTGGCTGGACAGCAACGGGCATAAAAGCAAGTACAGCTCATTTGATGGTATGATAGCCGTGGATGCACTTACGTCTATTGTAACGGATACCCAAAACGCCTTTGAAGATTTAAGTAACTACCAATCCAATACCAAAGATTGGATTTTTGGCTACCTGTCCTATGACCTAAAAAATGATACGGAACTACTTTCTTCTTCCAATGCAGATAGTTTGAATTTTCCTGCACTATATTTTTTTCAACCCAAAAAACTAATAGAAATAGAGGGTACAACAGTTACCTTCCATTACCTTAATATGGTGGCGGACGAAATTGAAGAAGATTTCAAGAACATTCTTGTAGCACCCACACCATTTGCCCCGGAATTGGGAAATAAATCCGATATCAAAATTAAACTTAGAATATTTAAGGACGAATATTTTAGTCGCGTAAATAGAATGCTGAACCATATCCATAGAGGGGATATCTATGAAGCCAACTTCTGCCAGGAATTTTATGCGGAAAATACAGAAATAGATGCTTTAAAAACTTATCTAAAACTGAATTCCATAACCAGGGCTCCATTTTCAGCCTTTTTAAAAATAAACGATAAATATCTATTATCCTCATCCCCGGAGCGTTACATTAGAAAATTGGGCAACAAGGTTATATCCCAGCCTATTAAGGGCACTGCAAAACGCTCTTCTAACCCAATCGAGGACCAACTTTTGGTAAAAGCTTTGGAAAAGGACGAAAAGGAAAGAGCAGAAAATATTATGATCGTAGATTTGGTAAGGAACGATCTATCCAAAAGTGCTTTGAAAGGTTCTGTTGAAGTTGAAGAGCTTTGTAAGGTATATTCCTTTGATCAGGTGCACCAAATGATCTCCACTGTAACCGCCGAGGTTTCCAATACCAAAGATCCGGTGGATATTATCAAGGAAACATTTCCCATGGGCAGTATGACCGGGGCTCCAAAAGTGTCTGCCATGCGGATCATAGAGGAGCTGGAAGCTTCCAAAAGAGGACTCTATTCCGGGACTGTGGGTTACTTTACCCCGGAAAACGATTTCGATTTTAACGTTGTCATCCGAAGTATTCTCTATAACCATACTGCCCAATATGTTTCATTTTCCGTAGGAAGTGCCATAACTGCCATGGCAATTCCAGAAAAGGAATATGAGGAATGCCTCCTTAAGGCCAAGGCCATGAGACAAGTGCTTGAAAATTTATAG
- a CDS encoding alpha/beta hydrolase translates to MDVRMLDLQYKNIPINAWYARPKIVRGSIVLVHGFGEHSDRYMEGVIPRLLEENLAVFCYDNIGHGKSGGKRGHCPSYSSLLELLDNIIAKARLLNPNKPIFLYGHSMGGNLVLNYDLRIKSDLAGIVATSPYLKLAFAPPKWKMILGKLMLKIIPSITMSSGLNPQHISRIDQEVEKYIADPLVHDRVSPMYSFPIMEAGEWAIQNADKLRTKTLILHGTGDKIIDYRATEKLHNNSNSTELHLIEGGYHELHKDVGSKNTLDMIGIWLRYRLDLFYTLK, encoded by the coding sequence ATGGATGTAAGAATGCTTGATCTTCAATATAAGAACATCCCTATTAATGCATGGTATGCCAGACCCAAGATAGTTAGAGGGAGCATTGTCTTGGTCCATGGATTTGGCGAACATTCGGACCGCTATATGGAAGGCGTGATCCCAAGACTTTTGGAGGAAAATTTGGCTGTCTTTTGTTATGACAATATAGGTCATGGTAAATCGGGTGGAAAAAGGGGACATTGCCCAAGTTATTCCTCATTATTGGAATTATTGGACAATATTATTGCAAAAGCAAGATTACTAAATCCCAATAAGCCTATATTCCTTTATGGACACAGTATGGGGGGAAATTTAGTGTTAAACTACGACCTTAGAATAAAATCGGATTTGGCGGGCATTGTGGCGACAAGTCCCTATCTTAAATTGGCGTTCGCACCCCCTAAATGGAAAATGATCTTGGGCAAGCTTATGTTGAAAATAATTCCTTCCATTACAATGTCATCTGGCCTAAATCCCCAACATATCTCCAGAATAGATCAAGAGGTGGAGAAGTACATTGCAGACCCTTTGGTTCATGATAGAGTAAGCCCCATGTACTCTTTTCCTATAATGGAAGCAGGGGAGTGGGCTATACAGAATGCCGACAAGCTAAGGACCAAAACCCTTATACTGCACGGCACCGGAGATAAAATTATAGATTATAGGGCTACCGAAAAATTACACAACAACTCCAATTCTACCGAACTGCATTTAATAGAAGGTGGCTATCACGAATTACACAAGGACGTTGGAAGTAAAAATACTTTGGATATGATCGGCATTTGGTTAAGGTACCGCTTGGACCTCTTCTATACACTAAAGTAG
- the tilS gene encoding tRNA lysidine(34) synthetase TilS produces the protein MLENFRNHIDLHFPHLKEGKFLLACSGGVDSVVLAHLSASYELDFSIAHCNFKLRGAESEKDEELVRKLAIYLGKEIFVTSFDTQGYMAQHKTNLQIAARELRYNWFSQIMTTHHIKTLVTAHHADDSLETFLINLSRGTGIEGLTGIPSLTDTISRPLLQFSRTEIKTYAEANAIYWREDASNENTKYLRNNIRHNIIPKLKELNPNFLENFLKTQEYLGQTQEISNQHIVQLRKQLFSKEGKVEKVKATSLLALKPTKAYLFHFFREYGFTQWDDIYGLLSANSGKEVHSNTHRLLKDRDFLLLKPIALKNSGVFNIEEEQEAVSEPISLKFNIVEAIKETSSNIIYVDKETLKYPLTVRKCQKGDYFYPLGMSGKKKISKYFKDEKMDIFAKENQWLLCSGDNTVWIIGKRSDDRYKITDRTKEILKIILE, from the coding sequence GTGTTAGAAAACTTTAGGAATCACATAGACCTGCACTTTCCCCATCTAAAAGAAGGTAAATTTTTATTGGCCTGTAGTGGAGGTGTAGACAGTGTTGTTCTGGCTCATTTATCTGCTTCCTACGAGTTGGATTTTTCAATAGCGCATTGCAACTTCAAATTGCGCGGTGCGGAAAGTGAAAAGGATGAAGAACTGGTCAGGAAATTGGCTATCTATCTGGGCAAGGAAATTTTTGTGACCAGTTTTGATACCCAAGGGTATATGGCCCAACATAAAACCAACTTGCAAATTGCTGCCCGGGAACTCCGGTATAATTGGTTTTCACAAATAATGACAACGCATCATATTAAAACCCTTGTCACGGCCCATCACGCCGACGACAGTTTGGAAACTTTCCTTATCAACCTCTCAAGGGGAACGGGAATTGAAGGGCTCACCGGAATACCATCGCTTACCGATACCATCTCCAGACCCTTGTTACAATTTTCCCGAACCGAGATCAAAACATATGCGGAAGCAAACGCCATTTATTGGAGGGAGGATGCCAGTAATGAGAATACCAAATACTTAAGGAATAACATTAGACATAATATTATTCCGAAGCTAAAGGAGCTCAATCCTAATTTTCTGGAAAATTTTTTAAAAACCCAGGAATACCTAGGGCAGACCCAAGAAATATCAAATCAACATATAGTCCAATTAAGAAAGCAACTTTTTTCAAAAGAGGGGAAGGTGGAAAAGGTAAAGGCAACCTCACTATTGGCCCTTAAACCTACCAAAGCATATCTTTTTCATTTCTTTCGGGAATATGGATTTACACAATGGGATGACATTTATGGACTTCTAAGTGCCAACAGCGGAAAAGAAGTGCACTCCAATACCCATAGGTTACTGAAGGACAGGGACTTTTTGTTATTAAAACCAATAGCACTTAAAAACTCTGGGGTTTTTAATATTGAAGAGGAACAAGAGGCGGTATCAGAACCTATTTCCCTAAAATTTAACATTGTTGAAGCCATAAAGGAGACCTCTTCAAACATAATTTATGTAGATAAAGAAACGTTAAAGTACCCTTTAACAGTCCGTAAATGCCAAAAAGGAGATTATTTTTACCCCCTTGGAATGTCCGGCAAGAAAAAAATATCCAAATATTTCAAAGACGAGAAGATGGATATTTTTGCCAAGGAAAACCAATGGTTGTTGTGTTCTGGCGATAATACTGTCTGGATCATAGGAAAACGTTCCGACGACCGTTATAAAATTACGGATAGGACTAAAGAAATTTTAAAGATTATTTTAGAATAA